In the genome of Plectropomus leopardus isolate mb unplaced genomic scaffold, YSFRI_Pleo_2.0 unplaced_scaffold22962, whole genome shotgun sequence, the window ACAGCTTTCACAGCAGCTCCCTGCTCCACAGTAATGTTTGTTACAGTCTGCAAACTaacacacagagcagctaaCAAACCTGCGCTGCTCCACCGGGCCTGGGCTGTGATCCTCCGGAGCAGGGCTGTCGTCTCCCGGGCTGTCTCCGCCGAGCCCCGCAGCGGCCCCGTCCCGCTGCCCCCGCGCTTCAGGTCGGACAGAAACGCTTCGATTCTCTCCGTCaggtctgtctctttgtctggtCCCGGCATGGCTGTTATAAAGACgattttctgtcaaaataaagtctGGATAACTGTGTTTCCACCATGCAGATGTTTTGACGTGAAGGGGAAGTACTACACAAGTACATCCGGGTGG includes:
- the LOC121966068 gene encoding translation initiation factor eIF-2B subunit beta-like yields the protein MPGPDKETDLTERIEAFLSDLKRGGSGTGPLRGSAETARETTALLRRITAQARWSSAGDLMEIIRKEGRRMTAAQPSEATVGNMIRRVLKIIREEYAR